A segment of the Bdellovibrio bacteriovorus genome:
TGCGTAGTCCACCATTCCCTGGAAATCCACGATCACCACGGGTTCATCGCCCACCACCCAGGCATCATGGCCGGGCGGAACCAAAGACACATCCCCGGGTTTACAATCTATCTCTGTTCCATCATCCATCTTGATTCTGAGTACTCCTGAAACATGGTACTGAAAGTGCGGAGCTTCGCAGCTATCGGTTTGTGCGATCTCTTTCACTGATTTGGACCAGCGCCAGCCTGGCTGCAGGGTCGCCCGGCCCACAACGGCCTCGCCAAAGCGGACCAGCTCCAAACGGCCGTTAGGAAACTCGCGAACCTCATCTGCAGAACTGAAATTCAAAGCTTTAAGCGTTCCGCTGACCTTTGCAAAGACCGTCGAAGGATTCGGCTTTTGCGGTGATGCGGAAGTTTGTTGCGTAGCCATAGTCACCTCCTAAAACCCATTCTACGCCCGTTCGGCATACCACTCAAATTCCTCTCCTCGCCCGTGCCGACCGCCACTGGCCCACTTCCATGTTCTTGGAACGAATCTCGATTTTTAGATAGTGGGTCTGGAAAACTGCCCTCAGTAAGAACCTATTGCAGATGGCCGCGGCACGTCCGGTGCTATCCGACTTAGGACATCCGCAGGAGATAAAATGAAAATGCCGCTTTTACATCTATTAAAACTGACCATGCTGAGCGCCCTGATAGCTCATTTGGGAATTCATGCCCTTTATCTGGCACCCAACAATCCCGCCACTCCCCAATATATGAGCTTCGTCGACACTTACATGGGAACGTTCTTTACTCAGAACTGGCACCTGTTCGCACCGGAACCGGCAACCGCCAGCCTGCAACTTTCCTATCGCTGCGACAGCCTGCAAGCGTGGAAGTTTCCTTTGAGCGACATGCTTGAAGCCCACAAATCCCTGCCGGTCACAGCCAAGGGGAAACAATCCTACGTTCTGCAACATCTGGCGCGTGAGATCTTTAACAGCAAGATTCTAAAGAAAACAGACGCGGCCATGGATGAACTGCACATCCTACAAAGATATTTGCAAGACCAGTGCGGTGAGCAAGCCGCAGCCGAGGTGCGCATTCAGCGGGTGTTCACTCAAGATTATTCCAAGCGCTTTTCCAACACGGAAGTCCGCACTGAAACCTTCACCTTCGGCATCAAACAGGAGTCCTTCGCATGGAACTGATTCAGCAACTTAAGGAATTCTATCTAAAACTGCATCTGGAAGTGAAGTCTCTGCAGGCACTGCGCTTTGCCCGCCGCCTGGTGTATGCCTGGGCATTTATCAACTACGCGATCCTTGCGACAAAGGCCGCCTACTTCTATTCCAGCAGTGCTTACATTCCGGCCAAGGATTTCGACAGTCTGAATCTGCTGGAAAAGTCCCTGAACCTTCTGCACTGGGGGCCCTTCGCCGACGCTTATCCCATGTT
Coding sequences within it:
- a CDS encoding cupin domain-containing protein, with translation MATQQTSASPQKPNPSTVFAKVSGTLKALNFSSADEVREFPNGRLELVRFGEAVVGRATLQPGWRWSKSVKEIAQTDSCEAPHFQYHVSGVLRIKMDDGTEIDCKPGDVSLVPPGHDAWVVGDEPVVIVDFQGMVDYAIQAHKH
- a CDS encoding DUF5819 family protein, whose protein sequence is MKMPLLHLLKLTMLSALIAHLGIHALYLAPNNPATPQYMSFVDTYMGTFFTQNWHLFAPEPATASLQLSYRCDSLQAWKFPLSDMLEAHKSLPVTAKGKQSYVLQHLAREIFNSKILKKTDAAMDELHILQRYLQDQCGEQAAAEVRIQRVFTQDYSKRFSNTEVRTETFTFGIKQESFAWN